One genomic region from Sorangium aterium encodes:
- the coxB gene encoding cytochrome c oxidase subunit II, which translates to MKNPIELGSFWLPRQGSTLAERIDSAWAAAYWVSVLFFILVAGATVLFAIKYKRRSERDKTSPIDHSTTVEVVWTLIPLAIVISLFFVGMRGYVHASVAPAEAYEINATGEMYLWTFTYPDGTTTVNELAVPRGRPVRIILSSKDILHAFFIPEFRVKQDVVPGSYTSVWFEATEARETVLLCAEYCGSGHSDMMATVKVLEPSDFDKWLEGNNNSDLPPEELGKLLFAKRSCATCHSLDGTRIQGPSLKAVFGREEELADGAKVVVDENYIRESLFNPGGQVVRGYPPVMPSFKGLLKDKEVDALIAYLKTVK; encoded by the coding sequence ATGAAAAACCCGATCGAACTCGGCTCCTTCTGGCTGCCCCGCCAGGGCTCGACGCTCGCTGAGCGAATCGACTCCGCGTGGGCCGCGGCTTACTGGGTCTCCGTCCTCTTTTTCATCCTGGTGGCGGGGGCGACGGTCCTCTTCGCCATCAAGTACAAACGGCGCAGCGAGCGCGACAAGACGAGCCCCATCGACCACAGCACGACGGTCGAGGTCGTGTGGACGCTGATCCCGCTCGCCATCGTGATCTCGCTCTTCTTCGTGGGCATGCGCGGCTACGTGCACGCCTCCGTCGCGCCGGCCGAGGCCTACGAGATCAACGCCACGGGCGAGATGTACCTGTGGACGTTCACCTACCCCGACGGGACGACGACCGTGAACGAGCTCGCCGTGCCGCGGGGGCGTCCGGTGCGGATCATCCTGAGCTCGAAGGACATCCTCCACGCCTTCTTCATCCCGGAGTTCCGGGTGAAGCAGGACGTGGTCCCGGGCTCGTACACGTCGGTGTGGTTCGAGGCGACCGAGGCGCGCGAGACGGTGCTCCTGTGCGCCGAGTACTGCGGGTCCGGTCACTCCGACATGATGGCCACCGTCAAGGTGCTGGAGCCGTCGGACTTCGACAAGTGGCTCGAGGGCAACAACAACAGCGACCTGCCCCCCGAGGAGCTCGGCAAGCTGCTCTTCGCCAAGCGGAGCTGCGCGACCTGCCACTCGCTCGACGGGACGCGGATCCAGGGCCCGTCGCTCAAGGCCGTCTTCGGCCGCGAGGAGGAGCTCGCGGACGGGGCCAAGGTCGTCGTGGATGAGAACTACATCCGCGAGAGCCTGTTCAACCCCGGCGGCCAGGTCGTGCGCGGCTATCCGCCGGTGATGCCGTCGTTCAAGGGGCTCCTGAAGGACAAAGAAGTGGACGCGCTCATCGCTTATCTGAAGACGGTGAAGTGA